Part of the Chitinophagales bacterium genome is shown below.
GGGATGAGATGATGAAAAGCGATTCGGTTCGCATAAAGTATTCCTCAAAATATTATGGACTGAGTAATGCCTGGAAAAAGTGGCAGGGGGAAATACGAGGATTGAATAAGGCGGATGCTGTTGCTAAAAAGGCTGCTTATGAAAATATTTTTACACAAAGAATTAATAGTAACACGCAATGGAAAAATGAATACGGCAATCTGCTGCCGCGGTTAAAGCAATGCTACGACAGCATGAGCATGCTGCTGCCCGCAGTCAATTATTACAGCGAAGCCCTGATGACTCCTGAAATATTTAAAGTGGCACTTGCAATGAAACCACTTACAGACGCTGCTTCAATACAGGCAGCTAATGATGCGGAAATAACCGGTACCGTATTGAAAATTAAAAATGGACTAACAGGTTTTTATAAAGACTATTATGCTCCCGCTGATCAGGAAATGACGGCTGCGATGGTGAACCTTTTTGAAAAGAACGTCGGTTCTATATATGAACCTGGTTTGCTGACCTCATGGAATCAAAAATATTTCAGTAATGATGCCGGTAAATGGTTGTTTGATAAATCTATGCTTGATAACGATTCCCTAACGTTAGGTTTCCTGAACACTTTTAAAATAGGGCAGGAAACAAAAATAATTAATGACCCGGTTTACCAATTTGCAATTTCACTATCGGATTATTATGATTCCATTATTTCTCCACCTTATCAGAGGCTCAATGAAGAAATAAATCTGCTCAACAGAGAATATATGAAGGCTCAGATGGAAGTCTTTCCGGAAAAAAGATTTTATCCGGATGCAAACCTTACACTCCGTATTTCATATGGAGCTATCAAAGGTTATAAGCCCACAGATGCAGTTACTTATAATTATTTTACCACACTCGATGGTGTGATGGATAAATACAAGCCGAATGATGAATTTTATGATGCCCCAAAAAAGCTCATCAATCTTTATCACAAAAAAGACTATGGGGACTACGCAGACACCGACGGTACTTTACATACCGATTTTATTGCCTCGAACCATACTACCGGTGGTAACAGTGGCAGCCCGGTGATTGACGGTGACGGAAACCTGATCGGCACCAATTTCGACCGTTGGTGGGAAGGTACGATGAGTGATATTTATTTTGACCCTGATGAGTGCAGGAATATAGCCCTCGATGTCCGGTATACACTTTTTATCATCGATAAATTTGCAGGTGCAGGTTATCTTCTGAAGGAGATGAAGATCACCCGGTAATAACGGATTCTCTCTTATTATGATATTTTTTTACGATGGTTTCACAGGCTGATTCAATCATTTTGTATACAGGCAAAAATCCTTCTTCAGATCCATACCAGGGATCAGGAACAGATTGCTTTTTCCCTGGATATACTTCATCCATCAGAAGCTTCACTTCAGCTTTAACAGTTCTGCCCCGCAGAAAGAATTGTATTTCCTCAAGCACATCGCCAGCCATGGCATACACAATATCAAAATGACTAAAATCCTGAAACGTTATGCGGCGTGCGCGCTGCACCGTAATATCAATGTTAAATTTTGCGCAAGTGCTTATTGCTCTTTTGTCCGGCAATTCGCCTACATGATAGGATTCGGTACCGGCACTATCTATTTCCCAATTCAGCCCTTCCCGATCCAATATATTTCTTATAAGCCCTTCTGCCATTGGGGAGCGGCAGATGTTTCCTAAACAGACAAATAAAATTTTCATACGGCAAAGTAATGGCTAATTCTAATACTCCCGAAATTGCAATTAGCTTATGGGAAAGGAGGATAGCTAATTTTTTTATTGCACAATATGAAACCGGAGTAAACTCCACGAATCTATCGTATGATCCGGATGCTGAATTTGTTTTTTAACAATTCCATAATGCGCAGCGCTATAGTAATAAACCAAATTGCCATCTTCAACAGAAGAGCTTGAATCAATTCTTTCATACACGTTCATGTATTCATAATGGTCGTAATTTATTGGTGGCGTTATACGGATTATTCTTAAAGTATCGATTATTTTACAGAAAGAGGTGTCTGCACAAACTGCATCAATAAAGAGCGTGTCTGCTGCCTGGTCAACCAGGGAAAATAAGACCGGCTGATTAATCTCTACCTTCAGCAAGTAGTTTTTGTTAAAAGTATAGCTGGTAAGGTAAGTGTAAAAGTTTTCCAGGTAGCTTGAGATTTTCATATTGCTGTTATTTTTTCCACACGGTATCTGTACGGGTACTGTATCATACATATAGTTGGAAACAGCAATGCTATCCAGCAACAGTGTAGAATCATTTTGATAGATCCAATATGTGCCGGGCTTAAAAACACCGTAAGCTTTCAGGTTCCGTCCAGCCAATAAAGTTATAGGATCACTGTCTTTACAATCGTTGCATCCCGAACCAACTAATAACAACATAAAAATTCCAGCAAATAAAAAAATACCTGTCACCTGACTACTACAATATTTCAATGCAATAAATTATAAGTTGAATAAAAAAAATTCCATTTTCGGAAACATCGGGAAAGCTGATTAAATAAACTATTCTTCAATTAATACAATTTCTACCCTCCGGTTTTTAGCACGTCCGCGCTCGTCATTATTGTCTGCAACGGGGTTTTCGTAATTGTGGCCTGAAATGTCAAGGCGTAAAGGTTCTATATTTTTTGATATTAAATATTCCCTTACTTCCAGTGCACGCTTTTCAGACAGCGGCTGATTATAGTTCCTGGTTCCAAGGTTATCCGTATAGCCGTATAAATCACAATGATAATTTCTGTGATTTTTTAGATACTCAGCCAATGCATCTAATTCTTTTTTTGAGCTGTCAGGAATAACATACGAATCAAAATCAAAGTTTACATCAGTAAGAGTATAGAGCTCGTATTCTGCTTCCTCTTTTGCAGCGGAATCCTTTTGAGCTTTTGTAAGTGAGTTTTTTAATCCAAAGATGCTGTCAAAGTTAAGCGTATTGCTAAGGTTTAAATACTCCTTAAACCGAGGTTGTAACCTGTCTTTATCACTGCTGAACGAACCTCCTTCTAGAAATACTCCTGAGTCATATTGTGAATCCCCCACATCGCCTATGGCGATCTTCATATGATATTTTTTATATGGAATTACATAGCAGGAGGCAAGCATCACGGTGGTTAATCCATCATATTGCAAAGTATTTAACCTGGAGCGATTCAGCTTTTTTCGTTTTCGCTTGTTAATCTCGTATTGGTTATTGAATTTTTCATCTTCTTCCGAAGTAGTTTTTTGCCCTGGTACTACTTTATTTAAGACTACTTTTTTGAAATAGTCATTATCAATGAAATACCTGGAATTTTGCTTCTCATTAATAGTATTAATGGTAACTGGTAAAATTGTCTTTGGAATTACAGCAAGATTCTGGTTATGGAGTTTTTCTCCGTTAATTATAAATGCAAATACATCGTTAAATCGCGATCCAACATATTCTGAATATTCTTCAGAACCGAAAACATAAATGAATGAAATCCGATTATTGAAAGGAATAAAATCAAACTCGAGAGAGGCTATGTCATAAGTAATGCTTTTGCTGATCCGGTTTAAATCCCGGTCGCTGTTTTGACCTTTTTTAATATTCGAGTTCGTGAATTTGGTGGTTATAAACGGAGAAGTGTTGGGCCCGTTTGCATTAAAAATACTTCCAGTGGAAAGAATAATTCCTCTCCTGATTCCCAATACTGCAGAATCTGTTTGAAAGGCTGCTATGGCAAGCCGGTTTCCTGAATATTTTATATTTCCTGCACGAACGCCCTGGCCCATTAATACTTTATCAACCAGTTGATTTGCAGAATAGGAAGTATCAAAATTAATTTGTGAAAAAAGAAGACTCCTTTCACTTAATAACGCCAGCATTATAAACAGGCTGCAACGCAAAAAAAATCTATTATCGAATAGTGTCATGTAACACCGGGTACGTTACAAAATAATCAATTCAATAATAAACAGATAATCTAATTTAAATTTATAGAACGGTATCTCTTGTAAGTTTCACGCAGCAGATATGCTGCACCACAATAGGGTGTATCAAAAAAATCTGTTAGCTTTTATTTAACCATCACTTTATAATTCACAAAATGTTCATCATTAAATAAAATCACAATAAAAGCTTATACACAGATTATAGTGCAAAGAAAGTTTGACATTTCCCTCTCTAATCCAATTCTTTTTTGAACTTTGCACGCAATTTTTAGAAAGTGACCGTTAGAGCAGAAAGAAGGAGATACATGAAATTATTCAATTTTCTTACCCAGGAAATCGCTATTGATCTCGGTACCGCAAACACTGTGATCATCCATAATGATAAAGTGGTGGTGGATGAGCCATCAATCGTAGCAATTAACCGCATAACCAGTAAGGTAGTTGCCGTTGGAAAGAAGGCAATGCAGATGCATGAAAAAACTCATGATAACCTTAAGACCATCCGGCCTTTAAAAGATGGCGTAATTGCCGATTTTAATGCAGCAGAAACAATGATCCGCGAAATGATCAAAATGATCAACCCGAAGGGGTTTCTGTTTCAGCCCACATGGCGTATGGTAATCTGCATACCTTCCAGTATAACAGAGGTAGAGAAACGTGCAGTTCGTGATTCAGCGGAGCAGGCAGGTGCGCGTGAAGTTTACCTTATACACGAACCTATGGCAGCAGCGCTTGGCATTGGCATAGATGTGGAAGAGCCGGTTGGTCATATGATCATCGACATAGGAGGAGGCACTACGGGAATTTCGGTGATTGCCCTGGCGGGAATTGTATGCGATCAGTCCATCCGCGTAGCAGGAGATGAATTTACCGCTGACATTATGGATTACATCCGGCGGCAGCATAACATGCTTATAGGTGAACGGTCTGCGGAAGCAATTAAGATCAATGTAGGTGCAGCCATGATTGATATAGATGATCCGCCCGAAGATTTTGCAGTACACGGCCGCGATTTAATGACTGGAATACCGAAACAGATTACAGTTAATTATCAGGAAATTGCCCACGCTCTGGATAAATCGATTGCAAAAATTGAGGAGGCTGTTTTAAAGGCTTTAGAAACAACCCCTCCGGAGCTTGCATCAGATATTCACCGTTCCGGCCTGCATCTTACAGGCGGCGGTGCATTACTCCGTGGACTTGATAAGCGGCTCTCTTTAAAAACCAAACTGCCGGTAACTGTTGCCGATGATCCATTGAGGGCAGTGGTAAGAGGTACTGGAATTGCACTTAAAAATATTGCCCGTTTCCCATTTCTTATGACTTGATTAGAATGTCTGAATGGCTTTAGTATTAGACGTTATAGCAGATTGCCCTGTCACTACCATAGGCTAATATCCTCTAATTGCAATGCGTAATTTATTTATTTTTATTTACCGGAATTACGCATTCTTTTTTTTTCTGTTATTACAATCCATCTGCATTGTATTAATTGTCTGGAATGAAAATTACCACCAGGCTGCTTTTCAAAATCTTGCTGATGAATGGGTCGGAAGGTCCTATAAGGCTTATAATCAGGTTACAGAATATCTTCGATTAGGTGATGAAAATTCCCGCTTATCCAAAGAGAACGCGAGGCTCCGGATGCTTATGCCGTCTTCTTTTTACACGGATACTTCAAATGTCTATTCTAAAACTGATTCTATTCACCGGCAGCTGTATACTTATATTCCGGCCCGCGTGATAGAAACAACAACCAATCGTATGAAAAATTACATCATGATAGATAAGGGGAAAAACGATGGTGTGGCACCGCGCATGGCAGTTATCAGCCCTGATGGAATTGTAGGTATTGTAAAAAATGTCTCTGCCCATTTTGCAACCCTTTATTCAGTTTTACATCAGGAGGTAACAATCAGCGGACGTGTGAGGCAAAATGGAAGCCGGGGCACCATTCGATGGGACGGTGGCAATCCGGATTACGTGATTTTAGCCGATATTACCCGGATGGAAAAGCTCCGTCAGGGTGATACTATTTACACAAGTGGCGTTTCAAGGCTGTTTCCCGACAATGTACCGATAGGGACTATTGATCAATTTTCGCTTAAGCCGCCGGGTAATTTTTATGACATTACCGTAAGATTATCAACAAACTTCCGCCGCCTGGATTATGTATATGTAGTAAATTATATGATGCATAGCGAATCGGATTCCCTTATGAACCGGACATTGGAAAATGATAAATAGAGTCCCTGTGCATATTGTCCGTTTTATATTGCTTGTTTTAGGACAGGTTTTAATCCTGAATAACATTCATTTACACGGTTTATTCAATCCTTACATTTACCCATTGTTTATTTTATTACTCCCTTTTCAGACTTCAAGAGGGTTACAATTGCTACTGGCATTTCTGCTGGGCTTAGTAATTGACTTTTATTCAGGAACAGGGGGATTGCATGCTTCTGCCTTAACTGTAGTAGCATTTTTACGTCCCTATCTGATCATTGCTATGAAACCAAATGATGGTTACCAGCCTGAAGACCGGCCAACTATCTCCAGTATGGGATTTACCTGGTTTTCCATTTATGCCTCTATACTTATATTTGTTCATCACCTCTATTTCTTTATAATCGAAACACTTAGCCTTCAGCAAATTTTTTTCGTTTTTTCCAAAATAATAATAAGTGCCGCTGTATCAGTTTTGCTGATGATTCTGCTCCAATATGTTTTTTACAGAAGAAAGAAAACACGTCTTGTATAAGACATTATTTTTCCCGGAAATAATACGTCCAAAAATTTCTCAGAAGGAAGAAAATGTAACGGAAGCGTCATTAATCCTCTTTAAAACATTTTAACATAACCAGTTTGCTTTACTTAATTTTCTGGTTTTTTTTACATAAAATTTATATTAGGATTTATTTCCGATAATAAATCTTTATTAATAGCCAGATATATTGTTAATCATTTTTTAATGTGTTCTAAAGTGCCGATTGACCCAGGCCTTTCTTTGAAATGTAGCAGATGTTAAAAAGTTGCTATGGCATGGTAGTTGAAAAATGGGACCTGAATAAAATATTCGCTATCATGAAAAATCTAAAGTTAAGTCTTACCATTTTGCTTCTTGCAGGTATAGGAGTATTCTCTGCATGCCAGAAAGATCAAATGAATACAGATCTGCAAAATGAGGATATTACTCGGGAAGCAAATGTTGCTTTTGCCGACCACCAATCCGCATATGTAGATGCACTTACACAGGCGGTAAGCTGGAATGTAATAACTCCGCTTAATTCGGCCAGTGTGCTGTCGCCCTGTAGTACTGTAACCTATGACACTTCCAGCGTCGTGAAAACGGTTACTATCGATTTTGGCAGTGTCCCTTGTCAGGTTCCAAACGGTGAAGAATTTCGCCAGGGAACTTTAATTATTACATGGACGGGCAATATGCTCGATTCGGGAACAGTAAAAACAATTACTCCTCAAAACTATTATGTAGGTGATTCTGCTTCCAGGATGAATAAGTTTGAATTTTCCAAGACCATTACCAACATGGGTAAAAATGAAAAAGGCAATACTCATTTCCTCGTTGAAATGAAAAATGCAACGCTCACTTTATGGGATGGAGGAACTATTACCTGGAACGGAAATCATGACCGCGAATGGGTACAGGGAGCACAAACCCCAAACAGAAGTGATGATGTATTCTTAATTACCGGAGGAAGCAATGGTATTGATCGCAAAGGCGAACCATTTACTGCAGAAATCCTAAAGCCACTTCGTAAAGATGATTGTGAATGGATAGTAAGTGGAACAAAAATAGTTACACATGGAGACAATTCCTCCAGGACTATTGATTACGGTGATGGAAATTGTGATGACCTTGCAACCGTAACATTAAGCAACGGCACTACCAGAACTATTCATATTGATAAGCCATAACAAATAAATAATTTGGAATGAAGGGGGAAATCTTCGAAAGAAGGTTTCCTTTTTTTATTAAAATAAAGTGCCAGATTGAAATAACCCCACTAAGTATATTTTAAACAGCGAAGCTTTCTCCGCAGGCGCAGGTTCTTGTAGCGTTCGGGTTTATGAAATGGAATCCTTTACCATTCAGTCCATCTGAAAAATCCAGTTCTGTTCCGCATAAATAAAGAAAACTCTTCAAGTCACAAACCAGCTTCAATCCTTTATCCTCAAAGACCTGGTCCTCTTTTTTTAATTCATGGTCAAAGTCCATTTTATAAGATAGTCCGCTGCATCCACCCCCTACTACACTAACACGAATAAAATAGGGCTCATTTAAATTTGTTTCCTGAACAAGAGATTGAACTTTCGACTTTGCCTTGTTACTGATTGTAATCATTTGAATATATTTTAACTAGGTAATCTAAACAATGGTACTACGATTTAAATATTACATCGTGAAGTTTACTTTCTGACTTCTTCTATCTCTCTAATAATTATATCTTTTTTATGTGTTTCCCACAAAGAGCTTCGTTCCCTGATCTTCTTCACACTTTCAGTAACATACTGAATAGCATAATTAACTTCTTCTTCAGTATTAAATCTGCCAACAGAAAACCTTATAGAAGAATAAGCAAGCTCATTACTTAATCCTAACGCCTTTAATACATAAGAAGGTTCCAGCGATGCAGAAGTACAGGCACTTCCGGATGCTACAGCAATATTCTTACTTAAGGCTATCATCAGGCTTTCACTTTCTACATGCTTAAAGGAAAGATTGGTAATGTGTGGTAACCGGCGTTCAGTGTCACCATTAACATAAACTTCTTCCTGTTTTAATAATTCCTTCTCCAATTTATCACGCATTTTCTGTTGGTACGCAGCCTCGGCCAGCATTTCATTTGCACAAATTTCTGAAGCCATGCCGAAACCCGCAATGCCGGGAACATTTAACGTACCTGACCGCATTCCTCGTTCATGCCCTCCTCCATCTATTTGGGCGGTTATCCTTACCCTTGGATTTCTTCTTCGCACATACAGGGCGCCAACTCCTTTTGGACCGTAAATTTTATGAGCTGAAAAAGAAAGCAGATCGATACCATCAGCCTCCACATCTATATTTATTTTACCTGCCGCTTGAGTTGCATCGGTATGGAACAGAACATGGTGTTTTCTGGCCACTTCTGAAATTTCTTTAACAGGCTGAAGAATACCGATCTCATTATTACCATACATGATGGAAACTAAAATCGTCTTATCAGTAATGGCATTTTCCAATTCCTTTATATCAATTCTGCCTTTTTTATCTACCTGCAGGTAAGTAATGTTAGCTCCATATTTCTCCAGGTGCTTACACGCATCCAATACGCTTTTATGCTCCGTAACAACGGTGATAATATGATTTCCTTTCGAAGCGAACATTTCAAAAACACCCTTTAAAGCAAGATTATTCGATTCAGTTGAACCTGAAGTAAATATAATTTCTGTTGGGCTTGCATTAATAAGACGGGCGCACCGTTCCCGGGCATGATCAACTGCCTCTTCACCTATCCATCCAAAGGCATGAGTGCGACTTGCAGCATTTCCAAATTTTTCCGTGTAGTAAGGCAACATTACTTCCAATACCCTTGGATCTACGGGTGTAGTAGCACTGTTATCCAGGTAAATCGGTAGCTTTATCATATCTAATCTACACGCGAATTTAAAGAAAAGTTTAACCCTGATTACATTTGCATGCAAAAGATCGAGCATATAGGCATCGCTGTAAAAAATCTGCAATCATCAAATGATTTATATAAACAGATTTTAGGAATAGAGCATTATAAGTTGGAAGCCGTACCGGCTGAAAGCGTTATTACCTCTTTTTTTAAGGTAGGAGAAAATAAAATTGAGCTGATTGAATCAGCCGATCCGAATGGGGTAATATCAAAATTCATTGAAAAAAAAGGAGAAGGTATCCATCACATTGCATTTTCAGTACAAGATATTTTTGAAGAAATGGAGCGCCTCAGGAATGCAGGATTCTTATTGCTGAGTGAGCAACCTAAACTCGGAGCAGATAATAAGCTGGTGTGTTTTGTACATCCAAAAAACACAAACGGGGTGTTGGTGGAATTATGCCAGGAGATAATAAAACGTTAGGTTCTGAATGAAAATAATTGTTGAAACACCACGCCTGATTTTGCGGCAATTTGTACCTGATGATTACTATGATGTTTTCGATCTGAACAATGACCCGGAAGTAATGAAGTATGTAAGCGGCAAATCTTTTGACTCCTTAGCGGCTGCAAAAAACTTTATGGATCATTACGGGGAATATGAAAAATATGGTATGGGAAGATGGGCGGTAATTTTAAAATCGACATATGAATTTACAGGTTATTGTGGCTTAAAATTTCAGGCTGAGTTGGGTGTTGACGGGGAAGTTAATCTGGGTTACCGTTTTTTTAAAAAGTTCTGGGGACAAAAGATAGCCACGGAATCTTCCCTGGCATCAATAGATTATGGATTTGAACAACTGAATCTTAAGCAGTTGGGAGAGTGATGAAAGAAAATAGTGCATCTATAAGTGTTCTAAAACACTGCGGAATGCACCTCGTAAAGGAAATGCAGTTTCATGAGCATCCCAGCCTGTATTTTCAAATCGATAATATAAATTGGAAAGAAGAACCCTATATTCCTATCGATTGTAATTTTTACGATGAGATGGAGGCAATTGCTACTATAAAAAGTGAATGTGAAATTGTCTTTTCAAATTCGGTTGGCGCTACAATAAAGATATGTGGCCATATCAAAACTTTTTTAAACCGGAACGGTGAGGAGTTTGTGGAGCTTTCAGACAAACGAATGATTCGGCTCGATAAATTAATAAGCGTTAATGGTAAGCTTTTGCCAAAAACCGGTGGGTGTAATCCTGCTTCAGCTAAGAATAAAATCTGACACCTTTAAAAATTTTTGACAGCGGCATTGATAACTTCTTTCTAAAGTATAAGAAGGATTTAGAATACCACCCAGGACATTTCAGGACTCCTTATCTGATGTTTTTACTATTTAATAGTAAGAATTATGAAATTATTGCGGTGTCCGCTTAAAAAATTTGTATATTTTTGTACCTATTAATGGGTAACCATATTTGTTACCATAAACTATTAAATTATGAGAGATCTCTTCTTAACTACTGCTTTTCGTGTAATCTTGGCCTGCTTTGCAGGGTCATTGATTTTTCCCACAAAAAATATATCAGCACAATTAATTACTCCAACCCTGGGTGTGCGAACGCCGCTTAATTCAGATTATATCGGTTACAATGGCATGAATACTATCCACAGCGGCGAGTGGTGGAATGAGCCCAATCTTATGAGCCATACGCCACTCTTGAAGCCTAAGACCCTTCGCTATCCTGCAGGATCTCCTGCTAATTGGTGGGATTGGAAAATAGGATGGTTTATCAACCGGCCCGACCTGCCTCAGAAGTATAAAGACATGACACAGCGGGCAAATACCCTGGAAAACTTTAAAAAAACCCTGGATAGCTGCCATGCCACTACTATGTTCGATCTCAATATGCTCACAGCTACCCTGCAGGATCAACTGGCCATGCTAAAACATGCTGCCGCAATAGGCATGGCTGTTAAGTATGTTGAATTGGGAAACGAATTTTATATTCTTGGTGACAATGGGGGTGCCGG
Proteins encoded:
- a CDS encoding S46 family peptidase, coding for MKNLLIASVFTLFSNSVFADEGMWLPILLQQLNIKDMQQKGCHLSAEDIYSVNHSSMKDAVLLFGSGCTGEVISAEGLVLTNHHCGLGQIQSHSTVEHDYLKNGFWAMNKSEELTCPGLTVTFIVRMEDVTHQTLNNVTGGMDQINRQTTIEGNNKLIAQNAVKGTHYAAYVRSFYNGNQYYLFITETFRDVRLVGAPPEAIGNFGGDEDNWIWPRHTGDFSLFRIYADSNNNPADYSSHNFPFKPKYFFPISLKGVRENDFTMVYGFPGRTTEYISSYAVDVTQHISDPERVAIRDVRLKIWWDEMMKSDSVRIKYSSKYYGLSNAWKKWQGEIRGLNKADAVAKKAAYENIFTQRINSNTQWKNEYGNLLPRLKQCYDSMSMLLPAVNYYSEALMTPEIFKVALAMKPLTDAASIQAANDAEITGTVLKIKNGLTGFYKDYYAPADQEMTAAMVNLFEKNVGSIYEPGLLTSWNQKYFSNDAGKWLFDKSMLDNDSLTLGFLNTFKIGQETKIINDPVYQFAISLSDYYDSIISPPYQRLNEEINLLNREYMKAQMEVFPEKRFYPDANLTLRISYGAIKGYKPTDAVTYNYFTTLDGVMDKYKPNDEFYDAPKKLINLYHKKDYGDYADTDGTLHTDFIASNHTTGGNSGSPVIDGDGNLIGTNFDRWWEGTMSDIYFDPDECRNIALDVRYTLFIIDKFAGAGYLLKEMKITR
- a CDS encoding low molecular weight phosphotyrosine protein phosphatase, with the protein product MKILFVCLGNICRSPMAEGLIRNILDREGLNWEIDSAGTESYHVGELPDKRAISTCAKFNIDITVQRARRITFQDFSHFDIVYAMAGDVLEEIQFFLRGRTVKAEVKLLMDEVYPGKKQSVPDPWYGSEEGFLPVYKMIESACETIVKKYHNKRESVITG
- a CDS encoding OmpA family protein; amino-acid sequence: MLALLSERSLLFSQINFDTSYSANQLVDKVLMGQGVRAGNIKYSGNRLAIAAFQTDSAVLGIRRGIILSTGSIFNANGPNTSPFITTKFTNSNIKKGQNSDRDLNRISKSITYDIASLEFDFIPFNNRISFIYVFGSEEYSEYVGSRFNDVFAFIINGEKLHNQNLAVIPKTILPVTINTINEKQNSRYFIDNDYFKKVVLNKVVPGQKTTSEEDEKFNNQYEINKRKRKKLNRSRLNTLQYDGLTTVMLASCYVIPYKKYHMKIAIGDVGDSQYDSGVFLEGGSFSSDKDRLQPRFKEYLNLSNTLNFDSIFGLKNSLTKAQKDSAAKEEAEYELYTLTDVNFDFDSYVIPDSSKKELDALAEYLKNHRNYHCDLYGYTDNLGTRNYNQPLSEKRALEVREYLISKNIEPLRLDISGHNYENPVADNNDERGRAKNRRVEIVLIEE
- a CDS encoding rod shape-determining protein — translated: MKLFNFLTQEIAIDLGTANTVIIHNDKVVVDEPSIVAINRITSKVVAVGKKAMQMHEKTHDNLKTIRPLKDGVIADFNAAETMIREMIKMINPKGFLFQPTWRMVICIPSSITEVEKRAVRDSAEQAGAREVYLIHEPMAAALGIGIDVEEPVGHMIIDIGGGTTGISVIALAGIVCDQSIRVAGDEFTADIMDYIRRQHNMLIGERSAEAIKINVGAAMIDIDDPPEDFAVHGRDLMTGIPKQITVNYQEIAHALDKSIAKIEEAVLKALETTPPELASDIHRSGLHLTGGGALLRGLDKRLSLKTKLPVTVADDPLRAVVRGTGIALKNIARFPFLMT
- the mreC gene encoding rod shape-determining protein MreC, coding for MRNLFIFIYRNYAFFFFLLLQSICIVLIVWNENYHQAAFQNLADEWVGRSYKAYNQVTEYLRLGDENSRLSKENARLRMLMPSSFYTDTSNVYSKTDSIHRQLYTYIPARVIETTTNRMKNYIMIDKGKNDGVAPRMAVISPDGIVGIVKNVSAHFATLYSVLHQEVTISGRVRQNGSRGTIRWDGGNPDYVILADITRMEKLRQGDTIYTSGVSRLFPDNVPIGTIDQFSLKPPGNFYDITVRLSTNFRRLDYVYVVNYMMHSESDSLMNRTLENDK
- a CDS encoding rod shape-determining protein MreD, giving the protein MHIVRFILLVLGQVLILNNIHLHGLFNPYIYPLFILLLPFQTSRGLQLLLAFLLGLVIDFYSGTGGLHASALTVVAFLRPYLIIAMKPNDGYQPEDRPTISSMGFTWFSIYASILIFVHHLYFFIIETLSLQQIFFVFSKIIISAAVSVLLMILLQYVFYRRKKTRLV
- a CDS encoding iron-sulfur cluster assembly accessory protein, with translation MITISNKAKSKVQSLVQETNLNEPYFIRVSVVGGGCSGLSYKMDFDHELKKEDQVFEDKGLKLVCDLKSFLYLCGTELDFSDGLNGKGFHFINPNATRTCACGESFAV
- a CDS encoding IscS subfamily cysteine desulfurase → MKLPIYLDNSATTPVDPRVLEVMLPYYTEKFGNAASRTHAFGWIGEEAVDHARERCARLINASPTEIIFTSGSTESNNLALKGVFEMFASKGNHIITVVTEHKSVLDACKHLEKYGANITYLQVDKKGRIDIKELENAITDKTILVSIMYGNNEIGILQPVKEISEVARKHHVLFHTDATQAAGKINIDVEADGIDLLSFSAHKIYGPKGVGALYVRRRNPRVRITAQIDGGGHERGMRSGTLNVPGIAGFGMASEICANEMLAEAAYQQKMRDKLEKELLKQEEVYVNGDTERRLPHITNLSFKHVESESLMIALSKNIAVASGSACTSASLEPSYVLKALGLSNELAYSSIRFSVGRFNTEEEVNYAIQYVTESVKKIRERSSLWETHKKDIIIREIEEVRK
- the mce gene encoding methylmalonyl-CoA epimerase, translated to MQKIEHIGIAVKNLQSSNDLYKQILGIEHYKLEAVPAESVITSFFKVGENKIELIESADPNGVISKFIEKKGEGIHHIAFSVQDIFEEMERLRNAGFLLLSEQPKLGADNKLVCFVHPKNTNGVLVELCQEIIKR
- a CDS encoding GNAT family N-acetyltransferase, giving the protein MKIIVETPRLILRQFVPDDYYDVFDLNNDPEVMKYVSGKSFDSLAAAKNFMDHYGEYEKYGMGRWAVILKSTYEFTGYCGLKFQAELGVDGEVNLGYRFFKKFWGQKIATESSLASIDYGFEQLNLKQLGE